One genomic segment of Bradyrhizobium prioriisuperbiae includes these proteins:
- a CDS encoding 2OG-Fe(II) oxygenase — translation MTGTRTAAQRATPSLAGTDIAGVADIAWPEIAGQLDAHGFAVFDKLLTPEQCQGIAGLYDGDGFRSHIVMGRHGFGRGEYKYFSYPLPDLIGALRTALYPHLAPIANRWNAAMGIDTRYPDDHAAFIKRCHQAGQTRPTPLLLQYGADDYNCLHQDLYGEHVFPLQVAILLSEPGRDFTGGEFVLTEQRPRMQSRAEVVPLRQGDAVVFAVHNRPVQSSRRTGTRGVYRVNLRHGVSRVRSGHRHTVGIIFHDAK, via the coding sequence ATGACCGGCACGCGGACCGCAGCCCAGCGAGCGACGCCATCGCTCGCTGGGACAGATATCGCAGGCGTCGCTGATATCGCCTGGCCGGAGATCGCGGGACAACTCGATGCACACGGCTTCGCGGTGTTCGACAAATTGCTGACGCCGGAGCAATGCCAGGGGATCGCCGGCCTCTATGACGGCGACGGCTTCCGCAGCCACATCGTGATGGGACGGCACGGCTTCGGCCGCGGCGAGTACAAGTATTTCTCCTATCCCCTGCCCGACCTGATCGGTGCGCTGCGCACCGCGCTCTATCCGCACCTCGCGCCGATTGCCAATCGCTGGAATGCGGCGATGGGCATCGATACGCGCTATCCCGATGACCACGCAGCTTTCATCAAGCGCTGCCATCAGGCCGGCCAGACCCGCCCGACGCCGTTGCTGCTGCAATATGGCGCCGACGACTACAACTGCCTGCATCAGGATCTCTATGGCGAGCATGTGTTCCCGCTGCAGGTGGCCATCCTGCTGTCGGAGCCGGGCCGGGATTTCACCGGCGGCGAGTTCGTGCTGACCGAACAGCGGCCACGGATGCAGTCCCGCGCCGAGGTCGTCCCCCTGCGGCAGGGCGATGCGGTGGTGTTCGCCGTGCATAACCGGCCGGTGCAATCCTCTCGAAGAACTGGAACGCGCGGGGTCTATCGCGTCAACCTGCGTCACGGCGTCAGCCGCGTCCGCTCCGGCCATCGTCATACTGTCGGCATCATTTTCCACGATGCCAAATAG
- a CDS encoding methylated-DNA--[protein]-cysteine S-methyltransferase, with protein MGQMLKDDTFAKIDLEFATGACALGTLLVATSDKGICAILLGDKPTEMVKELQRRFPHANPMRGGKACDALLARVTRFVQSPDQKLDLPLDIQGTAFQRRVWQALRKIPAGRTQSYADVARRIGSPAAVRAVAGACAANPIALAIPCHRVVRSDGSLSGYRWGSERKRRLLQREAAI; from the coding sequence ATGGGCCAGATGCTGAAGGACGACACGTTCGCCAAAATCGATCTTGAATTCGCAACAGGCGCCTGCGCGCTCGGGACGCTGCTGGTCGCAACCAGCGACAAGGGAATCTGTGCGATCCTGCTCGGCGACAAGCCGACCGAGATGGTCAAGGAATTGCAACGGCGCTTCCCTCACGCCAACCCGATGCGCGGCGGCAAGGCATGCGATGCTCTGCTCGCCCGCGTGACCCGTTTCGTGCAGTCACCCGACCAAAAGCTAGATCTGCCGCTCGATATCCAGGGCACCGCATTTCAGCGGCGGGTTTGGCAGGCGCTGCGCAAGATCCCTGCCGGCCGCACCCAAAGCTACGCGGACGTCGCTCGGCGTATCGGCTCGCCCGCCGCGGTTCGTGCGGTCGCCGGTGCCTGCGCCGCCAATCCGATCGCGCTCGCTATTCCCTGCCATCGGGTGGTGCGGAGCGACGGCAGCCTATCCGGCTATCGCTGGGGCTCTGAGCGCAAACGCCGCCTGCTGCAGCGGGAGGCGGCGATATGA
- a CDS encoding UDP-glucose/GDP-mannose dehydrogenase family protein, translating to MRIAMIGTGYVGLVSGACFADFGHHVTCIDKDAGKIIALQRGEIPIYEPGLNALVANNIAAGRLDFSLDLRDAVAAADAVFIAVGTPSRRGDGHADLSYVHAAAREIAENVKNFTVIITKSTVPVGTGDDVERIMAEANPKADVAVASNPEFLREGAAIQDFKHPDRIVVGTEDERARKVIAEIYRPLYLNQAPIMYTGRRTAELIKYAANAFLATKITFINEIADLAERTGADVQDVARGIGLDNRIGAKFLHAGPGFGGSCFPKDTRALVKTAQDYDAPLRIVEAVLAVNETRKRAMARKVSAALGGNLRGRTIGVLGLTFKPNTDDMREAPSIPLITALKDLGAKVQAYDPVGMEQARHELPDITYCDSPYACAAKADALVIVTEWEQFRALDLQRLKQEMAQPIIVDLRNIYRADEMAEHGFTYESVGRPAS from the coding sequence ATGCGCATCGCAATGATCGGAACGGGATATGTGGGGCTGGTGTCGGGCGCCTGCTTCGCCGATTTCGGCCATCACGTCACTTGCATCGACAAGGATGCAGGCAAGATCATCGCCCTGCAGCGGGGCGAGATCCCGATCTATGAGCCCGGGCTCAACGCGCTGGTCGCCAACAACATCGCCGCCGGCCGGCTCGATTTCAGCCTGGATCTGCGCGATGCGGTAGCGGCGGCCGACGCCGTATTCATTGCGGTCGGCACCCCGTCGCGGCGCGGCGATGGCCATGCCGACCTCAGCTACGTCCACGCCGCAGCGCGCGAGATCGCCGAAAACGTCAAGAATTTCACCGTCATCATCACCAAATCGACGGTGCCGGTGGGCACCGGCGACGATGTCGAGCGCATCATGGCCGAGGCCAATCCGAAGGCCGACGTGGCGGTGGCGTCCAACCCGGAATTCCTGCGGGAGGGCGCCGCGATCCAGGACTTCAAGCATCCCGACCGCATCGTGGTCGGCACCGAGGACGAGCGCGCACGCAAGGTGATCGCGGAGATCTACCGCCCGCTCTATCTCAATCAGGCGCCGATCATGTACACCGGGCGACGCACCGCCGAGTTGATCAAGTATGCGGCCAATGCCTTTCTCGCCACCAAGATCACCTTCATCAACGAGATCGCGGATCTCGCGGAACGAACCGGCGCCGACGTGCAGGACGTGGCGCGCGGCATCGGCCTCGATAATCGCATCGGCGCCAAATTTCTCCATGCCGGCCCCGGCTTCGGCGGGTCCTGCTTTCCCAAGGACACCCGCGCGCTGGTAAAAACCGCACAGGATTACGATGCCCCGCTGCGCATCGTGGAAGCTGTGCTCGCGGTCAACGAGACCCGCAAGCGCGCGATGGCGCGCAAGGTCTCGGCCGCGCTCGGCGGCAACCTGCGTGGCAGGACCATCGGCGTGCTCGGCCTGACCTTCAAGCCGAACACCGACGACATGCGTGAGGCGCCGTCGATCCCGCTGATCACCGCGCTGAAGGACCTCGGCGCCAAGGTTCAGGCCTATGATCCGGTCGGCATGGAGCAGGCCAGGCACGAACTGCCTGACATCACCTACTGTGACAGCCCATACGCCTGCGCGGCGAAAGCCGATGCGCTGGTGATCGTCACCGAGTGGGAGCAGTTCCGCGCCCTGGATCTGCAACGGCTGAAGCAGGAAATGGCGCAGCCGATCATCGTCGACCTGCGCAACATCTACCGCGCAGACGAGATGGCAGAGCACGGATTTACGTATGAAAGCGTAGGACGGCCGGCGAGTTAA
- the metK gene encoding methionine adenosyltransferase, with translation MRASYLFTSESVSEGHPDKVCDRISDEIVDLFFREGPKAGIDPWAIRAACETLATTNKVVIAGETRGPSTVTNDHIEAVVRAAIKDIGYEQDGFHWKNADIQILLHPQSADIAQGVDALQPGTNQEEGAGDQGIMFGYATNETPELMPAPIFYAHKILRLISEARHAGTEKVLGPDSKSQVTVQYENGKPVGVREIVVSHQHLVEDMSSNQVRERVEPYVRQALPEGWITDKTIWHINPTGKFFIGGPDGDAGLTGRKIIVDTYGGAAPHGGGAFSGKDSTKVDRSAAYAARYVAKNIVAAGLADKATLQLAYAIGVARPLSIYVDTHGTGKVADDVIEKAVAQAMDLTPRGIRKHLDLNKPIYARTSAYGHFGRTPDADGGFSWEKTDLIDALKRAV, from the coding sequence ATGCGCGCGTCTTACTTGTTCACCAGCGAATCGGTGTCGGAAGGTCATCCGGACAAGGTCTGCGATCGTATTTCCGATGAAATCGTCGATTTGTTCTTCCGGGAGGGTCCCAAGGCCGGCATCGATCCATGGGCGATCCGCGCGGCGTGCGAAACGCTTGCGACCACCAACAAGGTTGTGATCGCCGGTGAAACCCGCGGTCCCTCGACCGTGACCAACGACCACATCGAAGCCGTGGTTCGCGCCGCCATCAAGGACATCGGCTACGAGCAGGACGGCTTCCACTGGAAGAACGCCGATATCCAGATCCTGCTGCATCCGCAGTCGGCCGATATCGCGCAGGGCGTTGACGCGCTGCAGCCCGGTACCAACCAGGAAGAAGGCGCCGGCGACCAGGGCATCATGTTCGGTTACGCCACCAACGAGACGCCTGAACTGATGCCGGCGCCGATCTTCTATGCGCACAAGATCCTGCGCCTGATCTCGGAAGCCCGTCACGCCGGCACCGAAAAGGTGCTGGGACCGGACTCCAAGAGCCAGGTCACCGTGCAATATGAAAACGGCAAACCGGTCGGCGTGCGCGAGATCGTCGTCTCCCACCAGCACCTCGTCGAGGACATGAGTTCGAACCAGGTGCGTGAGCGCGTGGAACCCTACGTCCGCCAGGCGCTGCCGGAAGGCTGGATCACCGACAAGACGATCTGGCACATCAACCCGACCGGCAAGTTCTTCATCGGCGGTCCGGACGGCGACGCTGGCCTCACCGGCCGCAAGATCATCGTCGATACCTACGGCGGCGCTGCCCCGCACGGCGGCGGTGCGTTCTCCGGCAAGGACTCCACCAAGGTGGATCGTTCGGCCGCTTACGCTGCGCGTTATGTCGCCAAGAACATCGTTGCCGCTGGTCTCGCCGACAAAGCGACGCTGCAGTTGGCTTACGCCATCGGCGTGGCGCGTCCGCTGTCGATCTATGTCGACACCCACGGCACCGGCAAGGTCGCCGATGACGTGATCGAAAAGGCCGTCGCTCAGGCGATGGACCTGACGCCGCGCGGCATCCGCAAGCATCTCGACCTCAACAAGCCGATCTATGCCCGCACCTCTGCCTATGGACACTTCGGCCGTACGCCGGATGCCGATGGTGGATTCTCGTGGGAGAAGACCGATCTGATCGACGCGCTGAAGCGCGCGGTCTGA
- the ahcY gene encoding adenosylhomocysteinase — MSTADYLVKDIALAAFGRKEIDLAETEMPGLMATRAEFGASQPLKGARIAGSLHMTIQTAVLIETLKALGADIRWVSCNIYSTQDHAAAAIAAAGIPVFAYKGETLTEYWDYTAKLFDWHGGGMPNMILDDGGDATMFVHLGLRAENGDTAFLDKPESEEEEVFFALLKKKLAEKPKGWFAELAKSIKGVSEETTTGVNRLYQLAAQSKLLFPAINVNDSVTKSKFDNLYGCRESLVDAIRRGTDVMMSGKVAFVAGFGDVGKGSAASLRQAGCRVMVSEVDPICALQAAMEGYEVVTLEDALPRADIYVTATGNKDIITVDHMRGMKDRAIVCNIGHFDNEIQVSGLRNLKWTNIKPQVDEIEFPKGNRIILLSEGRLVNLGNAMGHPSFVMSASFTNQTIAQIELWTNPGKYEKKVYTLPKHLDEKVATLHLNKIGVKLTKLRPDQAAYIGVKPEGPFKSDHYRY, encoded by the coding sequence ATGAGCACCGCTGACTATCTCGTCAAGGACATCGCCCTTGCCGCCTTCGGCCGCAAGGAAATCGATCTGGCCGAAACCGAAATGCCCGGCCTGATGGCGACCCGCGCCGAATTCGGCGCATCGCAGCCGCTGAAGGGCGCGCGCATCGCCGGCTCCCTGCACATGACGATCCAGACCGCTGTTCTGATCGAGACGCTAAAGGCGCTCGGTGCCGACATCCGCTGGGTCTCCTGCAACATCTATTCGACCCAGGACCATGCCGCAGCGGCAATCGCTGCCGCCGGCATTCCGGTGTTCGCCTACAAGGGCGAGACGCTGACCGAATACTGGGACTACACCGCCAAGCTGTTCGACTGGCACGGCGGTGGCATGCCGAACATGATCCTGGACGACGGCGGCGACGCCACCATGTTCGTCCATCTCGGCCTGCGCGCCGAGAACGGCGACACCGCGTTCCTCGACAAGCCTGAGAGCGAAGAAGAGGAGGTGTTCTTCGCGCTGCTCAAGAAGAAGCTCGCCGAGAAGCCGAAGGGCTGGTTCGCGGAACTCGCCAAGAGCATCAAGGGCGTGTCGGAGGAGACCACCACGGGCGTCAACCGCTTGTATCAGCTCGCCGCCCAGAGCAAGCTGCTGTTCCCGGCGATCAACGTCAACGACAGCGTCACCAAGTCGAAGTTCGACAACCTCTATGGCTGCCGCGAATCGCTGGTGGACGCCATCCGCCGCGGCACCGACGTCATGATGTCGGGCAAGGTCGCGTTCGTCGCCGGCTTCGGCGACGTCGGCAAGGGCTCGGCGGCGTCGCTGCGCCAGGCCGGCTGCCGCGTTATGGTGTCGGAAGTCGATCCGATCTGCGCGCTGCAGGCGGCGATGGAAGGCTATGAAGTCGTCACCCTCGAAGACGCGCTGCCGCGCGCCGACATCTATGTTACCGCGACCGGCAACAAGGACATCATCACCGTCGATCACATGCGCGGGATGAAGGACCGGGCGATCGTCTGCAACATCGGCCACTTCGACAATGAAATTCAGGTCTCGGGCCTCCGGAACCTGAAGTGGACCAACATCAAGCCGCAGGTCGACGAGATCGAGTTCCCGAAGGGCAATCGCATCATCCTGCTGTCGGAAGGCCGCCTGGTGAACCTCGGCAACGCCATGGGCCATCCCTCGTTCGTGATGTCGGCCTCGTTCACCAACCAGACCATCGCGCAGATCGAGCTGTGGACCAATCCCGGCAAGTACGAGAAGAAGGTCTACACGCTGCCGAAGCATCTCGACGAGAAGGTCGCGACGCTGCATCTCAATAAAATCGGCGTGAAGTTGACCAAGCTGCGTCCGGATCAGGCTGCCTATATTGGCGTCAAGCCGGAAGGCCCGTTCAAGTCGGATCATTATCGCTACTGA
- a CDS encoding fumarylacetoacetate hydrolase family protein — translation MSFVIPAHATPSIPVAGTGQAFPVRRIWCVGRNYLEHIRELGNDERQPPFFFAKHADMLAPDGVTVPYPSLTKDFQHEVELAVALKSGGLNIAADKALDHVYGYGVSIDLTRRDLQMASRKKEQPWEIGKSFDQSAPCGALRPASEIGHPSKGKIWLSVNGAERQKGDLSEMIWNVAEIISKLSLQVSLGAGDLILTGTPAGVAALSPGDNIECGVDGIGTLKVQIAEPA, via the coding sequence ATGTCGTTCGTCATTCCCGCCCACGCCACCCCATCGATCCCCGTTGCAGGCACCGGACAAGCCTTCCCGGTCCGGCGGATCTGGTGCGTCGGCCGCAATTATCTGGAACACATCCGTGAGCTCGGCAACGACGAGCGTCAGCCGCCGTTCTTCTTCGCCAAGCACGCCGACATGCTCGCGCCCGATGGCGTCACCGTGCCGTATCCGTCGCTGACCAAGGATTTCCAGCACGAGGTTGAATTGGCGGTGGCGCTGAAGAGCGGCGGCCTGAACATCGCGGCCGACAAGGCGCTGGATCATGTCTACGGTTATGGCGTCAGCATCGACCTGACCCGGCGCGACCTGCAGATGGCCTCGCGCAAGAAGGAACAGCCCTGGGAGATCGGCAAGTCGTTCGATCAGTCCGCGCCCTGTGGCGCGCTGCGCCCCGCCAGCGAGATCGGCCACCCGTCAAAGGGCAAGATCTGGCTGTCGGTCAATGGCGCTGAGAGGCAGAAGGGCGATCTCTCAGAGATGATCTGGAACGTGGCCGAGATCATTTCCAAGCTGTCGCTCCAGGTTTCGCTCGGCGCCGGCGACTTGATCCTGACCGGCACGCCCGCGGGCGTCGCCGCCCTGTCGCCCGGCGACAACATCGAGTGCGGCGTCGACGGCATTGGCACATTGAAGGTTCAGATCGCAGAGCCCGCTTAA
- a CDS encoding ABC transporter ATP-binding protein, protein MTDFPVKNTRKVTDDPYGAAALIRRLVTEQGVAYWRRYLVAFGLMAIVAATTALSAWLLGEVINAAYVARDFHSIVLLSLATMALFMAKGAATYGQSVILSQISNAIVANNQRRLFAKLMRENVGFFSERHSSEFLGRLTAGATSVTQVLSLLITALGRDLLSLIGLVIVMLLQDPLMSLFGLVVAPPAILVLRKLVRRVRNLAHTQFTNNSDILETMQESLQGIRTVKAFTLEDTMRERIDANIAAVERNANKMARVSNRSSPLMEMLGGFAIAASLIYGGYGVVVKGATPGQFFSFLTAFLLAYEPAKRLARLNIDLNSSLIGASKLLEIVDSPATEPDDSDKPALKLSDARVELRDVSFAYRQDEPVLNRMSLIAEPGKVTALVGPSGGGKSTVLALLLRLYETSAGQILIDGQDISSVSRRSLRQQAAYVGQDVYLFRGTIRENIAFGRIGASDEDVISAARAACAHDFIMGFPLGYDTPVGEHGTQLSGGQRQRVAIARALLKDAPLILLDEATAALDSESERQVQEAIEHLCQNRTTIVIAHRLHTIMHADAILVVEGGRIVESGQHDDLLRRGGRYASFFRLQHRETSPLAPVAASA, encoded by the coding sequence ATGACCGATTTCCCAGTCAAAAACACACGAAAAGTAACCGACGATCCCTATGGCGCGGCCGCGCTGATCCGGCGGCTGGTCACGGAACAGGGCGTTGCCTATTGGCGGCGGTATCTGGTGGCATTCGGCCTGATGGCCATCGTCGCCGCCACCACGGCGCTCTCGGCCTGGCTGCTCGGTGAAGTGATCAACGCGGCCTACGTGGCCCGCGATTTCCACAGCATCGTGTTGCTGTCGCTCGCCACCATGGCGCTGTTCATGGCCAAGGGGGCCGCGACCTACGGCCAGTCGGTGATCCTGTCGCAGATCAGCAATGCCATCGTCGCCAACAATCAGCGGCGCCTGTTCGCCAAACTGATGCGCGAAAACGTCGGCTTCTTCTCGGAACGGCATTCATCGGAGTTCCTGGGGCGGCTGACTGCGGGCGCGACCTCGGTCACACAGGTTCTCAGCCTGCTGATCACCGCGCTCGGGCGCGATCTGTTGTCGCTGATCGGCCTCGTCATCGTCATGCTGTTGCAGGACCCCTTGATGTCGCTGTTCGGGCTTGTGGTCGCTCCGCCCGCGATCCTGGTGCTGCGCAAGCTGGTCCGGCGGGTTAGGAACCTGGCGCACACCCAGTTCACCAACAATTCCGACATCCTCGAAACGATGCAGGAGTCCCTGCAAGGCATCCGCACGGTCAAGGCCTTCACCCTCGAAGACACCATGCGGGAACGCATCGACGCCAACATCGCGGCGGTCGAGCGCAACGCCAACAAGATGGCGCGGGTGTCCAACCGCTCCAGCCCGCTGATGGAAATGCTCGGCGGCTTTGCGATCGCAGCCTCGCTGATCTATGGCGGCTATGGCGTGGTCGTGAAGGGCGCGACGCCTGGGCAGTTCTTCTCGTTCCTGACCGCATTCCTGCTGGCCTATGAGCCGGCGAAGCGCCTGGCGCGGCTGAACATCGACCTCAACAGCAGTCTCATTGGCGCGAGCAAGCTGCTGGAAATCGTCGACAGCCCCGCGACCGAGCCCGACGACAGCGACAAGCCCGCCTTGAAGCTCAGCGATGCCCGCGTGGAGCTGCGCGACGTCAGCTTCGCCTATCGCCAGGATGAGCCGGTGCTCAACCGCATGAGCCTGATCGCCGAACCCGGAAAGGTCACCGCGCTGGTCGGCCCGTCCGGCGGCGGGAAATCCACCGTGCTGGCGCTGCTGCTGCGGCTCTATGAGACCAGCGCCGGGCAGATCCTGATCGACGGCCAGGATATATCCAGCGTCTCGCGCCGGTCACTCCGCCAACAGGCCGCCTATGTCGGGCAGGATGTCTATCTGTTCCGCGGCACCATCCGGGAAAACATCGCATTCGGCCGGATCGGCGCATCCGATGAAGACGTCATCTCCGCTGCTCGGGCCGCCTGTGCCCACGATTTCATCATGGGCTTCCCGCTCGGCTACGACACGCCGGTCGGCGAGCACGGCACCCAGCTCTCAGGCGGCCAGCGCCAGCGGGTGGCGATTGCCCGCGCCCTGCTGAAAGATGCGCCGCTGATCCTGCTGGATGAGGCCACTGCCGCGCTCGATTCCGAATCCGAGCGGCAGGTCCAGGAAGCCATCGAACATCTATGCCAGAACCGCACCACCATCGTGATTGCCCATCGCCTGCACACCATCATGCACGCGGATGCGATCCTGGTGGTCGAAGGCGGGCGCATCGTCGAATCCGGCCAGCACGACGACCTGCTGCGGCGCGGCGGCCGTTATGCCTCGTTCTTCCGCTTGCAACATCGTGAAACCTCGCCACTGGCGCCGGTTGCGGCGTCGGCGTAA
- the galE gene encoding UDP-glucose 4-epimerase GalE, translating into MTVLVTGGAGYIGSHMVLALAEAGENVVVIDNLSTGFSNFIPDGVPLFIGDVSDENLVEGVIAAHHVDSIIHFAGSVVVPESMRDPLGYYRNNAMATRNLLNVAVRCNIPRFIFSSTAAVYGNPDHMPVVEEAPTRPLSPYGMSKLMAEIMLHDVATAHGMSYVVLRYFNVAGADPLARVGLATAGATHLLKIAVEAATGQRAKIDVFGTDYPTPDGTCVRDFVHVSDLVQAHRAALGYLSNGGPSTTWNCGYGRGYSVFEVIEAVRRVSGRNFAVQQADRRPGDIMTMIADTRRIHSAVAWAPQYDNLETIAAHALAWEEKLLQERRQGEGRVATG; encoded by the coding sequence ATGACCGTTCTTGTGACCGGCGGAGCCGGCTATATCGGCAGCCACATGGTTCTCGCGCTGGCGGAAGCCGGCGAAAACGTCGTCGTCATCGATAACCTGTCCACCGGCTTTTCCAACTTCATTCCCGACGGCGTGCCGCTGTTCATCGGCGACGTGTCGGATGAGAATCTCGTCGAAGGCGTCATCGCCGCGCACCACGTCGATTCCATCATCCACTTCGCTGGCTCGGTCGTCGTTCCGGAATCAATGCGCGATCCGCTCGGCTATTATCGCAACAACGCCATGGCGACGCGCAACCTCCTGAACGTCGCGGTTCGCTGCAACATCCCGCGCTTCATCTTCTCATCAACCGCGGCCGTCTACGGCAATCCCGACCACATGCCTGTGGTCGAGGAAGCTCCGACGCGGCCGCTGTCGCCCTACGGCATGTCGAAGCTGATGGCGGAGATCATGCTGCATGACGTCGCCACCGCGCATGGCATGAGCTATGTCGTGCTGCGCTATTTCAATGTCGCCGGCGCCGATCCGCTGGCGCGCGTCGGCCTCGCCACCGCGGGCGCAACCCATCTGCTGAAGATCGCGGTCGAAGCCGCCACCGGCCAGCGCGCCAAGATCGACGTGTTCGGCACCGATTATCCGACCCCGGATGGAACCTGCGTCCGCGACTTCGTCCATGTCAGCGACCTCGTGCAGGCCCATCGCGCCGCGCTCGGCTATCTGAGCAATGGCGGCCCCTCGACCACATGGAACTGCGGTTACGGCCGCGGCTATTCGGTGTTCGAGGTGATCGAAGCGGTGCGGCGCGTCTCCGGCCGCAACTTCGCGGTCCAGCAGGCCGACCGCCGCCCCGGCGACATCATGACCATGATCGCGGATACCCGCCGCATCCACTCCGCCGTCGCCTGGGCGCCCCAGTACGACAATCTCGAGACCATCGCGGCGCACGCGCTGGCCTGGGAGGAAAAGCTCCTGCAGGAGCGCCGGCAGGGCGAAGGACGCGTCGCCACCGGCTGA
- the waaC gene encoding lipopolysaccharide heptosyltransferase I encodes MPQILVVKTSSLGDVVHQMPAMSDVRHRFPDAKLTWIVEEAFAPLARLHPGVNEVVAVSTRRWRSQLFQGGTWREFAAFRAKVRAIAAETVIDTQGLLRSALIARLAAGTRHGYDRTSIREPIASRFYDVTHNVARDQHAVTRNRLLTGLSLGYRPDEAIDYGLVRPVQADVRPYALLQHGTSRAAKEWREVDWIGVGKWVAGRGLEVVLPWGNERERLRCARLAAAIPGSRILERQPLDATAQVIAGATLVIGVDTGLLHLAAAYGVPLVAIFLATDPGLTGPVGSGSITVLGGKGAYPSFVTVTETLERQQSLSV; translated from the coding sequence ATGCCTCAGATTCTGGTCGTAAAAACATCGTCGCTCGGCGACGTCGTTCATCAGATGCCGGCGATGTCGGATGTACGCCACCGCTTTCCGGATGCAAAGCTGACATGGATTGTCGAGGAAGCCTTCGCGCCGCTGGCGCGATTGCATCCGGGCGTGAACGAGGTCGTGGCGGTATCCACGCGCCGCTGGCGATCCCAGCTGTTTCAAGGCGGGACATGGCGCGAGTTCGCTGCGTTTCGAGCCAAGGTTCGTGCCATCGCGGCGGAGACCGTCATCGACACGCAGGGTCTGCTGCGTTCGGCCTTGATTGCACGGCTCGCCGCCGGCACGCGCCACGGCTATGACCGCACCAGCATTCGTGAGCCGATCGCATCACGGTTTTACGATGTCACGCACAATGTGGCGCGCGATCAGCATGCGGTGACCCGCAACCGGCTGCTGACGGGATTGAGCCTCGGTTATCGGCCGGACGAGGCGATCGATTATGGTCTGGTTCGCCCAGTTCAGGCCGACGTGCGGCCCTATGCATTACTGCAGCACGGCACCTCGCGCGCCGCCAAGGAATGGCGCGAGGTCGATTGGATCGGCGTCGGCAAATGGGTGGCCGGCCGTGGGCTCGAGGTGGTGCTGCCGTGGGGCAACGAGCGCGAACGGCTGCGTTGCGCGCGGCTGGCGGCCGCCATCCCGGGGAGCCGCATTCTCGAGCGCCAGCCACTCGATGCGACGGCGCAGGTGATCGCCGGCGCCACGCTCGTGATCGGCGTCGACACCGGGCTGCTGCATCTCGCGGCAGCTTATGGCGTGCCGCTGGTGGCGATCTTCCTGGCGACGGATCCGGGACTCACGGGTCCTGTGGGTTCAGGCTCGATCACGGTGCTTGGTGGCAAGGGGGCTTATCCCTCGTTCGTCACGGTGACGGAAACTCTGGAGCGGCAGCAGTCGCTTTCCGTTTAA